CAAACATTTAAAACCAGAGATAAAGCAACCTATAAAAAAATAAATAACGCCTTTTATTTAGTAAAGCCTTTTGGAATTAGATCCAAAAGGCTTTCTCTTTTTTATTAGTTAAAACTAATTGATACATTTGCCATCTGTAATTTTTCAAACTATGCAAATCAACGATAAATCTGAAGCAAAAGAATATTTAGCCGATTCACAACGCTATGAAACCATGACCTACAATAGAGCCGGAAAAAGCGGCGTGCTTTTACCTGCCCTATCACTTGGATTATGGCATAATTTCGGATTTGTTGATAGCATCCAAAATGGCAGAGCGATCTTAAGATGTGCTTTCGATTTGGGGATTACCCATTTTGATTTGGCAAATAATTATGGCCCTCCGTATGGTTCTGCGGAAGAAAATTTTGGAACCATCTTTAAAAAAGATTTCAAAAGTTATAGAGATGAATTGTTTATAGCCAGCAAAGCAGGTTACGATATGTGGCCCGGACCTTATGGTAATTGGGGTTCCAGAAAATATTTAATATCGAGCTTGGACCAAAGCCTGAAACGTATGGGCTTGGACTATGTAGATATTTTTTACCACCACAGACCAGACCCTAATACACCTTTAGAAGAAACCATGGGTGCGTTGGCAGATATAGTACATCAAGGAAAAGCCTTATATGTGGGTATTTCCAATTACCAACCTAAAGACACCCAAGAAGCTGCCGCTATTTTAAAGCGTTTAAATGTGCCGTTTATACTCCACCAGGCTCGCTATTCGATGTTTGATAGATGGGTTGAAGATGGTCTTTTAAATACTTTGGAACAAAATGGTGTAGGATGCATCGCCTTTTCACCATTGGCGCAAGGCATGCTTACCGATAAATATTTAAAAGGCATACCCACAGATTCCAGAGCCGCTAGGAATTTAACCTATTTGAATATCGATACCGTAACCAGTAACTTGGAGAAAGTACAGCTTTTGGATGCTATCGCACAAGAGCGAGGTCAAAAACTATCACAAATGGCTATTGCTTGGATTTTAAGACAGCCACAGGTTGCATCGGTTTTAATTGGAGCCAGTTCTGCCAATCAATTAAAAGAAAATGTAAAAGTGTTGGACAACTTGAGTTTTACCGAGGATGAATTGCGGTTGATTGATAAGATAGTTTCTTAAGAAGTTATTTAGAAGTAAATATATTGAGCATTATCGAAAACGAAAATATATTTTTTATTTGAAGAAAAAGCGCAGCTTGCTAAATGCTTTGGCAATCTGACTAATAAGGTTTTCGACTGCGCTCAAACTGACATTACAGTTTACTTTTTAGCTTCATTCCTTCACAATAATAATGGTAGCTTTTACACCGGTAGCAAGATTCCAGCGGTTTGCCGAAACCAAATTACCCATATCATCAACCACTTTAAATTCTGCGGTGTTTGGTCCAGATTCTCCTTGGTTTAAGGCTAAAAAGTCTATTTTATTAAAGCCTTTTTGTAAATCGAGTTTAAAGCCACTAAAGCCTCCGTTTAAAAAGACCCTAGCTTGTACCACATCGTCATTGACTAATACCTGTATTAAATCGCCATCTACATAGCCGTGATCACGGTATGCAACATTAACAAATTTTGCTTTACTTTTAAAATCACCAAAGTATTGGTCGGTTAAACTACCGTTACGTTGTTCGACTTCTTCAGGACTTAACTTGGTGTTTGCTAACTGTTCATCCAGTTGCTTTTGGTAAAGTTCGCCAGGATTCCCGAATTTCTCGCCAAACAATGAAAACTCTTTTTTAGGTGTTTCCATGCCCGTTGATAAATTGGGTACATTTAAACTCCCAAAAGTCGTATTGTTTGTGGTATTGGGTTGTGAAGGCGCTATTTTAGGGGTGTCATCGGTTTCCTTTTTACTTTCAACCGCAGGAATAGCTGTAGATTTATTTTTACTATCTATTTGGGCGTTAGCAAAAAACGTGGCCGTTAATAACATAAAAAATGATAAAAATAACTTCATCAGTTTTATAAAATAGTTTTGGGTTTATACTAATTAATGGCTTAATTATTTATCAAAGATATTTTTTTATCTTAAAAACACCTTTATATGCCACTATATTTTACAATCATTTAACAAAAACCGTTCCGTTCTCTATTGTTTATTTTTTATTGATTATTGTTTATTGCCCACTAACGTATGACTACGGCTAGGCTCGGCTTTGTGACGGCAAGAGGAAGCGTACTTTCTTGTCTATCTCTCTATCCTCCTATTTTTTATTATCTATTGTCTATCTATATTTGATTAAATAAACAAAAAGCCAACTAAAACCTACAATTATAAAAAGAATTTATCTTATCGAACGTCTTCTCTTTTAAAACTAATTACTTTAAAAAATCACCTGTAATATCTGGAGTGATTGAGATTAAAAAAACTTGTTTATATTAGCTTTCATTAAATGCCCTGAATGAAATTATATATTAAATACATGGTTAGTAATCGCTGCAAGATGATAGTGAAAGAGAAGTTAAAAGCCCTCGGTTTGAATTATGTAACAGTAGATCTAGGGGAAGTGAATATTCTAGAGGAGATATCTGACAGGCAGCGAGAGCAACTAAAATCTTTGTTATTGAAATCAGGGCTTTTATTAATGGATGACAAGCGAGCCATGCTTATTGAAAAAATAAAAAATGTAATCATTACAATGATTCATCATTCAGATGAAATTCTAAAAATTAAATTCTCCAATTACCTAAGTGAAAAACTGGATTACAATTACACGTATCTCGCTAATACTTTTTCAGAAAATCAAGGAATCACTATCGAACAATTCATTCTCCTCCATAAAATTGAAAGGGTCAAAGAACTGATTATCTATGACGAGCTAAACCTTACTGAAATTTCCCAGAAGCTCAATTATAGCAGTGTGGGTGCTCTTTCTAATCAGTTCAAAAAAGTAACCGGGCTTACTCCTAGTTTTTACAAAAAACTAAAAGAAAAACGCAAGGAAAATATTGAAGACCTTTAATATTCTATCAGTTCACTTAGTAATCGATACAGTAGTTTTTTTTACTGTTTTCCTCTTTCTACCACTTCATTCCACTCAAAATAATTCGTTTAAGGTATTATCACCATACATGATGTATGAAGATAGACACCGTACATATAACAATGCGTTATAGGATCTCCAGTCATATTAAATGTATGAATATTGCAATCTTTACTTTTAATTATGTAACTCTTTTACTGTTTTAAAAAATCACCTTTGCCCCATAAATAACCCCAAGCCTATTCCGTTTACTACGGATGCTTTTAAATCCCATTAATAAATGAAAACATTTAAACCATTATCAATTTTCACATTAATAATGCTTGTCCTTTTTGCAGCTTGCGAGAAAGACGATTTTATAGAAACCATTGGAATATGCCCTCTGGTTATAGCAACCAATCCGGAAAATGATGCTACTAATGTACCGCTTTCCCAGGTTATAACAGTGACCTTCAATGTGGAAATGAACCCCACAACTATAACAGAGGCATCTTTTATTATTGAGTCGGGAGCAGCTATTACAGGTACTGTAACGTATAATGGATTTACTGCAACCTTTACACCAGCAGCTCCTCTGGAAATAAGCACAACATACACCGGAAGGATAAAAACTTCAGTAAAGGATCTTAATGGCAATGCCCTACAGGAAGAGTATGTTTGGACATTCAGTACTGGTGCAACTGTCTCACCAATGGTCATCTCCACTAATCCTGAAGATAATGAAACAGATGTTGTAATAAATACGATAATCACCGCAACATTTAGCCAGCAAATGGATCCACTCACTATAAATGAAACAAGTTTTATTTTAATGGACGGTTCTACAGCTATAACTGGAGTAGTAACCTATAATGATGTTACAGCTACTTTTACCCCTTCGGCAAACCTTGATGCAAATACGCTATATTCTGTAACAATAACTACAGATGCAACCAATACCACAGGTATATCCTTGGAAAACAATTATGAGTGGAGCTTCACCACAGGAACCTTGATATCACCTATGGTGATTTCCACAGATCCTGAAGACAATGAAATAGACGTAGCACTTGATAAAACAATCACAGCAACGTTTAGCGAGCCAATGGATCTGGCCACTATAGATGAAACCACTTTCACTTTACAGGAAGGGACAAATTTTATAACAGGTACAATAAGTTATAACGCTTTAACGGCCTCTTTTGTTCCTTCAGTTGATCTTTTGCCAGGTACTTTATACAAGGCTACTATTACAACGGGAGCCACCAATGTAGCAGGTATTCCGTTAGCAAATAATTATGAATGGGAATTTACTACAGCTGGAACACCCTTTGAACCAACGATTGATTTAGGCTCTGTAGAACGTTTTGGTATAATCTCTGGAGTAGCTGTAAGCAATAATGCAGGACCAAGTGAAATACATGATTTGGATATAGGTATATATCCCGGTGCTAGATCTTCAATAACAGGCTTTTTTGATGTAGATGGTGGTCCAGGACTTATATTCAATGGTGATTTTTATGCAGCTGATGATGCAGACCCCGTACCTGCTATGTTATTACAAGCTAAAGATGACCTTACCGCAGCCTATCTGGCTGCAGAGGGAGCAACTTCACCTGCACCAGCTACTGTAGCAGGAGATTTAGGTGGTCAAACACTGCCTCCTGGTATTTACAAATCAAATTCAACATTGATGATACAAAATGGAAATCTAACCCTTGATGGGCAAGGTGATCCTAATGCAGAATGGATTTTCCAGATAGCAAGTGATTTTACTACAGTAGGAGGTTCTCCATATCCATCACCGGCCGGTGGTAACGTTATCCTAATAGGTGGTGCACAGGCAAAAAATATTATTTGGCAAGTGGGAAGCTCAGCTGTAATAGGCGATTATACGTCATTTAAAGGTAATGTTCTTGCATTGACTTCAGTTACCATGAATGCTTATTCACAAGCTGTGGGAAGAATGCTTTGCAGCAATGGAGCAGTGACTTTGACTAGTACAAACTTTATTTACAGACCTTAATACTACCTAGAAACATGAAAACAAAATATAATATAAAAAAGGGATTAGGCAACGTTTGGTCCACTTATACACTAAATCTAAAAAGCGCTGTTTTAATTACGTTTATAATAGCCATGATTCAAGCGCCGCTACAGGCACAGGAACAAGATACATTTACCAAACCATCATGGTGGTTTGGTGTTGCTGCAGGAGCCAATTTCAACTTCTACCAAGGTAGTACACAGCAATTGAATGCTGACTTAACTGTACCTGCAGCGTTTGGTGACGGTTTTGGTGTAGGACTTTTTCTTGCTCCTTCTATTGAATATTATCGTCCTGGTTCTTTATGGGGTATGATGTTACAGTTTGGCTTAGACAGCCGAAAAGGGGAATTTGACGAGACATTATCTGTATGTAATTGCCCAATGGACCTGTCAACCAACCTCAGCTACTTAACTATAGAGCCAAGTTTGCGTTTTACTCCTTTTAGAAATGATTTTTATTTATATGCCGGCCCACGTTTGGCTTTCAATATGGATAAATCGTTTACCTATCAGTTGCATCCAAACCCAGCTTTCCCTGAACAGGTAATGTTACCAGAAGAAACAGGAGATTTTAGCGAAGTAAAAAACACCATTATATCCATGCAAATTGGTGCTGGATATGACATCCCGCTTTCATCCCAAAACAACAAAACTCAATTTGTACTTTCTCCTTTTGTTGCATTCCACCCCTATTTTGGTCAGTCACCAAGATCTACGGAAACTTGGAATATCACAACCATCAGGGCAGGTGCTATTCTTAAGTTTGGAATAGGCAAAAATACAACTATCGAAGAAGAGGAAGATGATGTGGAAATTATAGATTCAAAAGTTAATTTTACTGTTAATGCCCCGGAAAATATTCCTTCAGAGCGTACTGTAGTAGAAACGTTTCCAGTAATTAATTATGTATTCTTCGATTTAGGCTCTACAGAGATCCCGAACCGTTATGTGCTATTGAAAAAGGAAGACGTAAAGGATTTTAAGGAAGAAAATGTTCAATTATTCACTCCTGCGAATCTTTCAGGAAGATCTGAAAGGCAAATGGTTGTATATTATAATATATTGAATATACTTGGTGACCGTATGGTAAAAAATCCCGGCACCAATATAAAACTTGTTGGTTCTTCTGAAAAAGGAATTGATGATGCAAAAACAATGGCTGAATCCGTAAAGGGTTATTTAACCGATGTTTTCGCTATTGCTGGTTCCAGAATAACTACAGAAGGTCGCAATAAACCAAAAATCCCATCAGAACAACCGGGCGCTACTGAAGAACTTGAATTACTACGTCAGGGAGACCGAAGGGTTTCGATAGAAAGTAATTCACCTGCATTGTTAATAGAGTTCCATAGTGGCCCAGATGCCCCGTTGAAACCGGTAAAAATTGTAAACGTACAGGAAGCACCTGTTGAAAGTTATGTTTCCTTTAAAAATGAAGGTGGAGCAGATGCTTTTACATCGTGGACATTGGAAATAGAAGATGATAATGGTAAAAAACAAAACTTTGGACCTTATACACAAGATGTGGTGACTATTCCCGGTAAAACAATAATGGGCACACGACCTGAAGGTGTTTACAACGTGAAAATGACAGGAATTACAAAAGAAGGCTTAACTGTCGTTAAAGAAACCTCAACCAAAATGGTTCTTTGGACGCCTTCTAAAAATGAAGAAGCCATGCGTTTTAGCGTGCCTTATAACTTCAATGATTCCGAATCAATAGCGATGTATAATACGTATCTTACGGAAGTGGTTACACCAAAGATACCAACCAGCGGAAAAGTAATTATCCACGGCCATACAGATGTGATAGGCGATGCCGCTTACAACCAAAAATTGTCTGTAGCACGCGCAAATGACGTGCATGCAATTATCAAGCAAGCCTTGGCAAAAACAGGCAGAACAGATGTGACTTTTGAAGTGCATGGATTTGGTGAAGAGCCAAACCTGTCACAGTTCAATAACAAACACCCTGAGGAACGTTTTTACAACAGAACGGTAATAATCGATATTATTCCTCGTAAATAAATTATAAATTGAGTAGTGAGTAAAGGGCTATCTAAATTTAGATAGCCCTTTTATTATTTTATTAAAACCACAATTTACAAAGTTTGAAGTTTTTCTAATTTGTTACAAACCACCCTTAGATATGGCTGCCATTTCTTTTCATTCTTTATTGTCTATTCTCTATTTTCAATCACTTATTCTCAACTACATCATTCAAAATTCTAGCAATGTAATACTTATGGTATTGTTTTTGTGAGGCATTCATGACATTAACATCTAAATCCATACACATGAGACATTCAAAATTAATGCCCGAAGTAAATGCAGGTTCTATGGCAGACATTGCATTTTTATTACTCATCTTCTTTTTGGTTACTGCGACCATTTCTTCAGACGAAGGAATTAGTCGGGTGATGCCCGAAGCCTGTCCGCCAGGAATAGATTGCACAAGTCCTGTTAACGAACGGAATATTTTGCGGATTGTCATTAACAATGATGATGAGATTATGGTTGAAAATGACATCGTTTCAATTGAAGCCTTAAAAGACCTGACCAAAAACTTTATAGACAATAATGGAGATGGCAGTTGTGCCTATTGTGCGGGCGAGCAATCCTTGGATGCATCAAACAATCCGAAAGTGGCTGTTGTTTCTTTACAAAACGGACCACAGACCTCTTACAGGCAATTTATTGCTGTACAAAACGAATTGACAAAAGCCTATTACGAACTAAGAAATACATATTCAGAAAACATACTCAAAAAGCCATCAGATAACTTATCGAATGAAGAAATAAAAAAAGTTAGGGAAGCCTATCCTTTTACGCTTATAGAAGCTGAAACAAAATAACACAGCATAATAAAAGTAGTAAATAAAAGAAGCTATATTTAAGTAAAATTAATTATAGCTTTTTTTGTGTCATAATATAATGCGATGTTTCAAATTTTACATAGCAGCCTACCTTCTACGACCCACTGCCCACTGCCCACTGTCTACTGCTTACTGCCTACCGCCTACTAACACTATCAAGAGGTTTCAATACGCCATAGGAAATGGATACCTTTTTTCTGCCCCATTGTTTTGCTGCTTTGACATCGACACCCATATAAATATCAATTTTGTTTTTCCAGCGTGGGTGCATACGGTCTTTTACAAAAAAGATACTGTCGAATCCTTTTATTTTTACGGGCGTGTTATGTTTTAAGCCTTTTCTATACAAATCCCTGGAAACAGCTATATAATTCAGACCGGGTTTTAAACTATCTCCAAATGCGGTAATATGTGGATTGGAGTCGGTTTGGTTTTTTAATGAATTATATGCCGATGCCGTAACCTTAAGCTTGTGCCAGGTGTAATATTCTTCAAAAGGTATTTCTGCTTTTTTACAACTTAGTAAAAAAAGCAAAAACAAGATTATGGACATCTTTTTGCGCATACGACCATTTTAGGTTTTAAAGATACAAATTAGCTACGAATCCGAGTATATCAATAAAAAAAGAGGGCTTAAAGCCCTCTTTCTCTTAAGAAATTTTAATTTGTTTCACAGGTTTCCTCTTGGCTTCATCTCTTTTTGGGAGATGGACTTTTAAAATACCATCTGTATAATCTGCTGAAATTTTATCTGCGTTTACAGAATCTGGAATGGTAAAAGTTCTCTTAAATGAAGAGTATCCAAATTCTCTACGGGTGTAGTTTTCACTTTTTTCGTTATTTTCTGTTTTGGCTTCCACACCTATGGATAACACATTGTTATCGATATTGATTTCAAAGTCAGATTTTTTCAGTCCGGGAACCGCCATATCTATTATAAATTCATTATCAGAATTAATAACATTTACTGCTGGCAAAGTGATGCCTGTATTAAAGTTAGACATAAATTCGGTTCCTAACCCTTTACCAAGTATATCATCAAACCAAGACGGTAAACTTGGTAACAAATTAAAATTAGTTTCTGCTGACCTTTTAGTGTCATTTTTTACTGTTGGAATTAAAGTACTCATAATTAAATATTTTAAGTTAAACAATAATTTTACAACTATAAAACAAATAAAATGCCAAGCGAAATAAACTGAAAAAATTTCAGAAAAACTGACACTTTTTCACTTTAAACCGCATTCAATCAGTCATTTAGTTAACATTTAGTTAACAAACTAGTTCAATAGTTGATGAGTTCGTTTAATGCTATGTCAAATCTATTCTTAGGTAAGTATTGCGTTTCTAATTGCGGGGCAAAAGGAACAGGTGTCTCTAGGCTTCCAACACGTTTTACGGGAGCATCCAAATACTCAAAACAGTGTTCCATTATTAAAGCGGAAATATCGCTTGCAATACCCCCAAACAAAGTGTCTTCGTGCAAAATAATGGCTTTTCCTGTTTTCTTGACTGACGCATAAATAGTTTCGGTATCTAAGGGTTGAAGTGTACGTAAATCAATAACATCTGCTTGGATATGGGCATTATTGTCTAGCGTTTCCAAAACCCAATGCACAGCGGCACCATAGCTTATGATGGTAATATCGTTGCCTTCTCGAATTAACGACGCTTCTCCAAAAGGTAAGGTGTAATAATCGGTCGGCACTTCTTGACGAATGCTTCTGTACAGGGCTTTATGCTCAAAAAACAGTACAGGATTGGGGTCATTAATGGCAGTGTTTAATAAGCCTTTTGCGTCATAGGGGAACGCCGGATACACCACCTTTAAGCCTGGTGTTTTGGTAAACCAAGCTTCATTTGTTTGTGAGTGAAACGGGCCTGCAGCAACGCCACCACCGCAGGGCATTCTTAAAACCACCTGCGCATTTTGCCCCCAACGGTAATGTGATTTTGACAAATAATTCACCACAGGATTGAAACCCGAGGAAATAAAATCTGCAAATTGCATTTCAACCACGCTTTTCATGCCTGCAATAGATAGTCCCATAGCGGCTTCGATAATTGCCGACTCACAAATGGGTGTATTTCGCACCCGTTCTTTTCCAAATTGCTCTACAAAACCTTCGGTTATTTTAAAAGCACCGCCATATTCGGCGATATCTTGACCCATAAGTATCAAGTCTTGATGCCGTGTCATACTTTGTTTTAAACTTTCGGAAATGGCATCAATAAATCGAATTTCCTTTAATTCTGAATAATTTGTAACATTCTGATAGTTAAACTCTTGATAAACATCATTTAATTCAATAGTTTCATAAGGAATGATAGCTTCTTCCGCAAAAGCAATATGTAGATGTTCGTTAATTTCATTTAAAAAAGCGTCCTTTATTGATGCTTCTTCGGTTTCGGTTAAAATACCTTCTGCCTTCAAAAATGTTTCAAAATTTGCAACAGGGTCTTTTAAAGCCCAAGCGTCCATCAACTCCTGCGGTACGTACTTAGTACCACTCGCTTCTTCGTGCCCACGCATTCTAAAAGTTTTGAATTCCAACAAAACGGGTCTGGGGTTGTTGCGGACGCTGTTGGCAATATCGCTAACTTTTGTATAAACCTCTACAATATTATTGCCGTCAATAATATGTGATTCCATGCCGTAACCAATGCCTTTGTCGGCAATGTGTTGGCAATTATACTGCTCATTTGTGGGTGTTGAGAGTCCGTAGCCATTATTCTCCACGCAAAACAAAACCGGTAATTGCCATACCGAAGCGACGTTTAAGGCTTCATGGAAATCGCCCTCACTCGTACCTCCTTCACCTGTAAAAACAGCCGTAACCTGATTGCTATTCTTTAATTTTGAAGCTAAAGCAATCCCATCGGCAACGCCTAATTGCGGGCCTAAATGGGAAATCATCCCCACAATTTTATATTCCTGGGTTCCAAAATGAAACGATCGATCCCTGCCTTTTGTAAACCCCGAAGCTTTACCTTGCCATTGTGCAAACAATCTATACAATGGGATGTTTCGAGTAGTAAACACCCCTAAGTTCCTGTGCATGGGTAGAATATACTCATCATTATTTAAAGCTAAAGTGACACCAACAGCAATGGCTTCTTGCCCAATCCCAGAAAACCATTTACTTATTTTTCCTTGGCGTAATAAAACGAGCATCTTCTCCTCTATCAATCTGGGTCTTAAAATAGCTTTGTACAAATCCAATAATATATTGGTATCGAGATGATCCGTAGTGAAAATGATATTATTTGAAGCAGATGTATTACTCATAAATCAGGTATTTATAGAATCAAATATACCATAAAAAGACCAATTGATTTATAAAGTAATCTGAATGACATTGAACTCATCTTGACTTTTTCTATTTCCTA
This genomic window from Mariniflexile sp. TRM1-10 contains:
- the mgrA gene encoding L-glyceraldehyde 3-phosphate reductase, which codes for MQINDKSEAKEYLADSQRYETMTYNRAGKSGVLLPALSLGLWHNFGFVDSIQNGRAILRCAFDLGITHFDLANNYGPPYGSAEENFGTIFKKDFKSYRDELFIASKAGYDMWPGPYGNWGSRKYLISSLDQSLKRMGLDYVDIFYHHRPDPNTPLEETMGALADIVHQGKALYVGISNYQPKDTQEAAAILKRLNVPFILHQARYSMFDRWVEDGLLNTLEQNGVGCIAFSPLAQGMLTDKYLKGIPTDSRAARNLTYLNIDTVTSNLEKVQLLDAIAQERGQKLSQMAIAWILRQPQVASVLIGASSANQLKENVKVLDNLSFTEDELRLIDKIVS
- a CDS encoding helix-turn-helix domain-containing protein, producing MKLYIKYMVSNRCKMIVKEKLKALGLNYVTVDLGEVNILEEISDRQREQLKSLLLKSGLLLMDDKRAMLIEKIKNVIITMIHHSDEILKIKFSNYLSEKLDYNYTYLANTFSENQGITIEQFILLHKIERVKELIIYDELNLTEISQKLNYSSVGALSNQFKKVTGLTPSFYKKLKEKRKENIEDL
- a CDS encoding Ig-like domain-containing protein; protein product: MKTFKPLSIFTLIMLVLFAACEKDDFIETIGICPLVIATNPENDATNVPLSQVITVTFNVEMNPTTITEASFIIESGAAITGTVTYNGFTATFTPAAPLEISTTYTGRIKTSVKDLNGNALQEEYVWTFSTGATVSPMVISTNPEDNETDVVINTIITATFSQQMDPLTINETSFILMDGSTAITGVVTYNDVTATFTPSANLDANTLYSVTITTDATNTTGISLENNYEWSFTTGTLISPMVISTDPEDNEIDVALDKTITATFSEPMDLATIDETTFTLQEGTNFITGTISYNALTASFVPSVDLLPGTLYKATITTGATNVAGIPLANNYEWEFTTAGTPFEPTIDLGSVERFGIISGVAVSNNAGPSEIHDLDIGIYPGARSSITGFFDVDGGPGLIFNGDFYAADDADPVPAMLLQAKDDLTAAYLAAEGATSPAPATVAGDLGGQTLPPGIYKSNSTLMIQNGNLTLDGQGDPNAEWIFQIASDFTTVGGSPYPSPAGGNVILIGGAQAKNIIWQVGSSAVIGDYTSFKGNVLALTSVTMNAYSQAVGRMLCSNGAVTLTSTNFIYRP
- a CDS encoding outer membrane beta-barrel protein, translated to MKTKYNIKKGLGNVWSTYTLNLKSAVLITFIIAMIQAPLQAQEQDTFTKPSWWFGVAAGANFNFYQGSTQQLNADLTVPAAFGDGFGVGLFLAPSIEYYRPGSLWGMMLQFGLDSRKGEFDETLSVCNCPMDLSTNLSYLTIEPSLRFTPFRNDFYLYAGPRLAFNMDKSFTYQLHPNPAFPEQVMLPEETGDFSEVKNTIISMQIGAGYDIPLSSQNNKTQFVLSPFVAFHPYFGQSPRSTETWNITTIRAGAILKFGIGKNTTIEEEEDDVEIIDSKVNFTVNAPENIPSERTVVETFPVINYVFFDLGSTEIPNRYVLLKKEDVKDFKEENVQLFTPANLSGRSERQMVVYYNILNILGDRMVKNPGTNIKLVGSSEKGIDDAKTMAESVKGYLTDVFAIAGSRITTEGRNKPKIPSEQPGATEELELLRQGDRRVSIESNSPALLIEFHSGPDAPLKPVKIVNVQEAPVESYVSFKNEGGADAFTSWTLEIEDDNGKKQNFGPYTQDVVTIPGKTIMGTRPEGVYNVKMTGITKEGLTVVKETSTKMVLWTPSKNEEAMRFSVPYNFNDSESIAMYNTYLTEVVTPKIPTSGKVIIHGHTDVIGDAAYNQKLSVARANDVHAIIKQALAKTGRTDVTFEVHGFGEEPNLSQFNNKHPEERFYNRTVIIDIIPRK
- a CDS encoding ExbD/TolR family protein, with protein sequence MRHSKLMPEVNAGSMADIAFLLLIFFLVTATISSDEGISRVMPEACPPGIDCTSPVNERNILRIVINNDDEIMVENDIVSIEALKDLTKNFIDNNGDGSCAYCAGEQSLDASNNPKVAVVSLQNGPQTSYRQFIAVQNELTKAYYELRNTYSENILKKPSDNLSNEEIKKVREAYPFTLIEAETK
- a CDS encoding 3D domain-containing protein, producing the protein MRKKMSIILFLLFLLSCKKAEIPFEEYYTWHKLKVTASAYNSLKNQTDSNPHITAFGDSLKPGLNYIAVSRDLYRKGLKHNTPVKIKGFDSIFFVKDRMHPRWKNKIDIYMGVDVKAAKQWGRKKVSISYGVLKPLDSVSRR
- a CDS encoding Hsp20/alpha crystallin family protein encodes the protein MSTLIPTVKNDTKRSAETNFNLLPSLPSWFDDILGKGLGTEFMSNFNTGITLPAVNVINSDNEFIIDMAVPGLKKSDFEINIDNNVLSIGVEAKTENNEKSENYTRREFGYSSFKRTFTIPDSVNADKISADYTDGILKVHLPKRDEAKRKPVKQIKIS
- a CDS encoding alpha-ketoacid dehydrogenase subunit alpha/beta; translated protein: MSNTSASNNIIFTTDHLDTNILLDLYKAILRPRLIEEKMLVLLRQGKISKWFSGIGQEAIAVGVTLALNNDEYILPMHRNLGVFTTRNIPLYRLFAQWQGKASGFTKGRDRSFHFGTQEYKIVGMISHLGPQLGVADGIALASKLKNSNQVTAVFTGEGGTSEGDFHEALNVASVWQLPVLFCVENNGYGLSTPTNEQYNCQHIADKGIGYGMESHIIDGNNIVEVYTKVSDIANSVRNNPRPVLLEFKTFRMRGHEEASGTKYVPQELMDAWALKDPVANFETFLKAEGILTETEEASIKDAFLNEINEHLHIAFAEEAIIPYETIELNDVYQEFNYQNVTNYSELKEIRFIDAISESLKQSMTRHQDLILMGQDIAEYGGAFKITEGFVEQFGKERVRNTPICESAIIEAAMGLSIAGMKSVVEMQFADFISSGFNPVVNYLSKSHYRWGQNAQVVLRMPCGGGVAAGPFHSQTNEAWFTKTPGLKVVYPAFPYDAKGLLNTAINDPNPVLFFEHKALYRSIRQEVPTDYYTLPFGEASLIREGNDITIISYGAAVHWVLETLDNNAHIQADVIDLRTLQPLDTETIYASVKKTGKAIILHEDTLFGGIASDISALIMEHCFEYLDAPVKRVGSLETPVPFAPQLETQYLPKNRFDIALNELINY